A single Capricornis sumatraensis isolate serow.1 chromosome 20, serow.2, whole genome shotgun sequence DNA region contains:
- the LOC138097125 gene encoding zinc finger and SCAN domain-containing protein 5B-like has product MAENQRAGRGPLANSPGAESPASAPRQDTGREKPESALEELRIRFRRFSSSEESDPIKALRRLRELCGLWLRPDLHTKEQMVDRLVLEQFVMCMPPEIQVLVRRSGAETCKDLEEVLRNKQKLKKWTIVRVQGEDFLMPVSDVEMLGFEVSEGHDEGDGAREPQSTVSVVPPDEGQQESQDGQHLPGAKDLSRVQGQKALPPETIPETGELEGQMPSKENLEKDLLEDTGVTRTLPSQEPELLQDREGDVSTTSGSRRGPLKNRRHVLRKRDSSPTCQDVRQQAATCLDQGELSGQLGSHSVGSSGTVGPTSVPEGAETPGRAPCECRVCKKSFPYQSQLTLHQRTHTGERPFQCDICAKGFMQPSDLRVHERIHTGEKPYSCDLCLKKFTHYSTLRTHKRTHTQEKPFRCEQCDRAFSRRGNLNVHQRTHSGVKPYVCPECHRAFRQLGALARHQKIHSK; this is encoded by the exons ATGGCTGAGAACCAGAGAGCGGGTCGTGGCCCCCTCGCGAACAGCCCCGGAGCAGAGTCTCCAGCGTCTGCGCCACGCCAGGACACCGGAAGGGAAAAGCCCGAGTCCGCCCTTGAAGAGTTGCGCATCCGCTTCAGAAGGTTTAGCAGCTCGGAGGAATCCGACCCGATCAAGGCTCTGAGGAGGCTCCGTGAACTCTGCGGTCTGTGGCTGAGGCCGGACCTTCACACCAAGGAGCAGATGGTGGACAGGCTGGTGCTGGAGCAGTTCGTGATGTGCATGCCGCCGGAGATCCAGGTCTTAGTCAGAAGGAGTGGTGCGGAGACTTGTAAGGATCTGGAGGAGGTGCTGAGAAAtaagcagaaactgaagaagtgg ACTATAGTCCGTGTCCAAGGGGAGGATTTTTTGATGCCAGTCTCGGATGTTGAGATGTTAGGATTTGAGGTCAGTGAGGGGCACGATGAGGGAGACGGAGCCAGGGAGCCCCAGTCTACAGTCAGTGTCGTCCCTCCAGACGAGGGCCAGCAGGAAAGCCAAGACGGGCAGCATCTGCCAGGAGCCAAGGACCTGTCGAGGGTGCAG GGCCAGAAAGCTCTCCCGCCAGAGACCATTCCTGAAACAGGTGAACTGGAGGGTCAGATGCCCTCCAAGGAGAACTTGGAGAAGGACCTGCTGGAAGACACAGGAGTGACAAGAACCCTTCCGTCTCAAGAGCCTGAACTTCTGCAGGATCGTG AGGGAGACGTTTCCACTACGAGTGGATCCAGACGAGGTCCTCTGAAGAATCGCAGACACGTCCTAAGGAAACGGGACAGCAGCCCCACTTGCCAAGACGTGCGTCAACAAGCAGCCACGTGTTTGGACCAAGGAGAGCTCTCAGGACAGCTTGGGTCCCATTCCGTTGGTTCATCTGGCACCGTGGGACCCACCAGTGTTCCTGAGGGAGCAGAAACCCCGGGTCGGGCACCCTGTGAATGCAGGGTGTGCAAAAAGAGCTTTCCTTATCAATCTCAGCTTACCCTGCACCAGAGGACACACACAGGAGAGAGGCCCTTTCAATGCGACATCTGTGCCAAAGGGTTCATGCAGCCTTCGGACCTGCGGGTTCACGAGCGGATCCACACTGGTGAGAAGCCCTACAGCTGTGATCTCtgcctcaagaagttcacccacTACTCCACGCTGCGCACTCACAAGAGGACCCACACCCAGGAGAAGCCTTTCCGCTGTGAGCAGTGTGACAGAGCCTTCAGCCGCCGAGGGAACCTCAATGTTCACCAACGCACCCACTCTGGGGTCAAGCCGTACGTGTGCCCCGAGTGTCACCGTGCCTTCCGTCAGCTGGGCGCTTTGGCACGCCACCAGAAAATCCATTCCAAATGA